The following coding sequences lie in one Apium graveolens cultivar Ventura chromosome 1, ASM990537v1, whole genome shotgun sequence genomic window:
- the LOC141721995 gene encoding E3 ubiquitin-protein ligase UPL5-like, whose amino-acid sequence MSPVNCFQQQQSCKRKVDDYAPGECSASVKMRLDVNNFSCKSFSGELPYHEVNSTVPVARSTECLVESSKSNSSVQFFVRMFTGMKTLFVRADANDTVKSVHELIQSTTGIPITEQRLIYQSRQLYFEQTLGECCIEQDAELKLVGIMRSTVYPKAYQLINEMVLLMCGLGKGGSVDAVNYNEAQKVIKCNLLKYLKQLPTNDHGKAVEYLQVFLSSGAPGALASCYKSPNNRVFAADLIKQLVMAIYSLPKTLYQQCAPILLVICKVLRGTALYQHSAYIFCRNYLCNMMGHVKIERRKIRGGRSNSHLVLFTDMVNFIGEAASRIIIYMHAGSRSDTSHFPLMSDVISLKTFLFPVIRFIKEEIFRRVRYGNPPNDGYLNMSNEEYGVLGDIFNKLLKKIDFCLQKMEGATSIGCYQYLAVLMELHNVSKIFPDLGKQLWITLRNRKRSFCYLINTYARRSDDYGWISEYKEVTNFECRRHLSMMLLPEVKDEYDEDLVEEMIIDRKQLLAESFQFIAYAEAETLRAGLDIEFQDEEAYGPGVLREWFVLVCQAIFDPQYALFVACPNDRRRFFPNPASQVNPLHLDYYKFSGRMTALALIHKVQVGVVFDRALFLQLAGRGVSLEDIRDADPILYSSCKNILEMDPEIVDQDALSLTYAVETCNLGSRNVVELCPNGKNTVVTSRNRGNYIDLFLQYHFVDSVKEQVAQFIQGFDDIIGSERLRISFFRYLELEDLDGMLYGSEKAISVDDWKAHTEYHGYMENDPQISWFWQTVGSMSAEQRKALLFFWTSLKYLPVEGFRGLTSRLSIQKRNESCNRLPSSQTCFYQLSFPPYQSLKVMHDRLSIITQEHVGCSFGTT is encoded by the exons ATGTCTCCCGTCAATTGTTTTCAACAACAGCAAAGTTGTAAGCGTAAGGTGGACGATTATGCCCCTGGTGAATGTTCTGCATCCGTTAAAATGAGACTCGACGTTAACAACTTCTCTTGCAAATCTTTCTCTGGCGAATTACCTTACCATGAGGTGAATTCAACGGTTCCTGTAGCTCGATCAACTGAGTGTTTAGTTGAGTCTTCGAAATCAAATTCTAGCGTGCAGTTCTTTGTAAGGATGTTCACGGGAATGAAAACATTATTCGTTCGAGCAGATGCTAATGATACGGTCAAGTCCGTTCATGAGTTAATACAATCAACAACTGGAATCCCGATTACAGAGCAAAGGTTGATTTATCAGAGCAGGCAGCTTTATTTTGAGCAAACCCTGGGGGAATGCTGTATTGAGCAAGATGCTGAATTAAAGCTGGTTGGAATCATGCGGAGTACTGTTTATCCGAAAGCGTATCAGTTGATTAATGAGATGGTTTTGTTGATGTGTGGTTTGGGTAAAGGGGGATCGGTGGATGCAGTGAATTATAATGAAGCGCAGAAGGTGATCAAATGTAACTTACTGAAATATTTGAAACAATTGCCGACAAATGATCATGGGAAGGCTGTAGAATATTTGCAGGTATTTCTGTCTTCTGGTGCACCCGGTGCTTTAGCTTCGTGTTATAAGTCTCCAAATAATAGGGTATTTGCTGCGGACTTGATAAAACAGTTAGTTATGGCGATTTATAGTTTGCCTAAAACTTTGTATCAACAATGTGCCCCTATTTTGCTAGTGATTTGTAAGGTATTGCGTGGTACTGCATTGTACCAGCATAGTGCATATATTTTTTGCCGAAATTATCTCTGTAATATGATGGGACATGTTAAAATTGAGAGACGAAAAATCAGAGGAGGAAGAAGTAATAGTCATCTTGTCCTCTTCACAGATATGGTAAATTTTATTGGTGAGGCTGCTTCAAGGATAATTATTTATATGCATGCTGGGTCAAGGTCAGATACCTCGCATTTTCCTTTGATGAGCGATGTCATTTCTTTAAAAACCTTTTTGTTTCCTGTTATAAGGTTTATCAAAGAAGAGATTTTCAGGAGAGTTAGGTACGGAAATCCTCCCAATGATGGGTATTTAAATATGTCGAATGAAGAATATGGAGTTCTTGGagatatttttaataaattgttGAAAAAGATAGATTTCTGTCTGCAAAAAATGGAGGGTGCTACCAGTATAGGGTGCTACCAGTATCTTGCTGTCTTAATGGAACTACATAATGTTTCTAAGATCTTTCCGGACTTAGGAAAACAATTGTGGATAACCTTACGGAATAGGAAGCGTTCTTTCTGCTACCTAATCAACACGTATGCTAGGAGGTCTGATGATTATGGATGGATTTCTGAGTATAAAGAGGTAACTAATTTTGAGTGCAGAAGGCATTTGTCTATGATGTTACTTCCAGAAGTCAAGGATGAGTATGACGAAGACCTCGTTGAAGAGATGATTATCGATAGAAAACAGTTGTTGGCGGAATCTTTTCAGTTTATTGCATATGCCGAGGCTGAAACACTACGAGCTGGTTTAGATATTGAGTTTCAAGATGAGGAAGCTTATGGCCCTGGTGTACTGAGGGAATGGTTTGTCTTAGTTTGTCAAGCCATCTTTGATCCTCAATATGCACTCTTTGTTGCTTGTCCAAATGATCGTAGAAGGTTTTTTCCCAATCCAG CGTCTCAGGTGAATCCATTGCACCTAGATTACTACAAGTTTTCTGGACGGATGACTGCATTGGCCTTAATTCACAAAGTACAGGTTGGTGTTGTCTTTGACAGAGCACTTTTTCTGCAATTGGCCGGAAGGGGTGTTTCTCTGGAAGATATACGAGATGCAGATCCAATATTGTACAGTAGTTGCAAGAATATATTGGAGATGGATCCTGAGATTGTTGATCAAGATGCTCTTTCTTTAACATATGCTGTAGAAACTTGCAACTTAGGATCCAGGAACGTTGTGGAGCTCTGCCCTAATGGAAAAAATACTGTTGTGACTAGTAGAAATAGAGGAAATTATATTGATCTTTTTCTTCAATATCATTTTGTAGATTCTGTGAAAGAGCAGGTCGCTCAGTTTATTCAGGGATTTGATGATATCATAGGTTCTGAAAGGCTCCGAATATCATTCTTCCGGTACTTAGAACTTGAAGATCTTGACGGAATGTTGTATGGGAGTGAAAAAGCTATATCTGTTGATGATTGGAAAGCTCACACCGAGTACCATGGCTACATGGAGAATGATCCACAGATATCCTGGTTCTGGCAG ACTGTCGGGAGTATGTCAGCGGAGCAGAGAAAAGCTTTACTCTTCTTTTGGACATCACTGAAGTATCTTCCTGTAGAAGGTTTTCGCGGATTAACCTCTCGACTTTCCATCCAAAAGAGAAACGAGAGTTGCAATCGCCTTCCGTCGTCTCAAACATGCTTTTACCAGTTGAGTTTTCCCCCTTACCAATCATTAAAAGTCATGCATGATCGTTTAAGCATCATTACTCAGGAGCATGTTGGCTGCAGCTTTGGTACTACTTGA